The window TAGTTTGCCTTGTTTCTCTCCCACTATCTGTGCATATGATTTCAACGATCACTCGTTCATGCTACTAAACTAAATGTATGACTATGATGTTGAACTTGTATCGTGCTCAAAAGTTTGTACTGCATAATAATCGTAAATGATGTGGCTAGTTTATAGATGATGTTGACAACCACTGACTAAGAGTATGTacctttatttttctttctttgtagGTGATTACTCAAGCACTGGTCACTAGCCATATCAGATATTGCTGCAGAGGCTGTAGCACAGGAAAATTTTTAATGCTGTTGATGATCCTTGGTTTGACATACTTGATAACACATAAAAGTTCTGACCATTCTGCATCTAACATACATTTGAATAGTGCTGCAAATGTAGGACATAAATATGTCAAGGAAGGTGTTAGTATAATAGACAAAATTTGGAGAAAACCTCCAAGGCTTCCTCCACAACTTCCTCCTGATGAAGCCCAAAATGTTAGTTCTAGTCTTGAAGAACAGAGGCTGCATTGGTTTTCAAGGAAACAAAAAGTCAAAGAGGCATTTGTTCATGCTTGGTCTGGGTACAAAAACCATGCAATGGGTTATGATGAGCTTATGCCATTGAGTCAAAGAGGCACTGATGGTTTGGGAGGTCTAGGTGCCACCATAGTAGATTCCTTGGATACAGCCATTATAATGGGTGCTGATGAAATTGTTTATGAAGCAGTACCATGGATAGAAAAACAACTTGTGGAAAGAATTGAAAAGAAAGGGCAGGTTAACTTGTTTGAGACAACAATACGTGTATTAGGTGGGCTTCTCAGTGCTTATCATTTAAGTCGGGGAGATAAGGGTACCATAAGTGATAGTGGAATACCTATGACTCTTAAAGGTGTTAAATCAGAAATCTTTCTGGAGTTGGCAAAGACCTTAGCTGACAGGCTGTTATCTGCCTTCGCTTCAAGTCCAACATCAATTCCTTTCAGTGATGTTGTTCTCCATGATCATTCTGCTCATCCAGCTCCCGATGGCTTAAGCAGTACCGCTGAAGTTTCGACCTTGCAACTTGAGTTTAACTACCTAAGTGAAATTTCTGGTGATCCCAAGTATCGTTCAAAGGCAATGAAGGTGTTGGAACATATTAGGTCTCTTCCCAAGGTGGAAGGACTGGTGCCCATCCATATCAGGTACAAACAACTGTCTTTTAAGCTTGATGGTTTCCTGTGGATTTATTTTCTTTGTCAGAAGTCCTATTTGATATTTCTCATTTTGACAAGCTACACCATTGTTTAGAACTTATTCAGATATGTATGCTATATATGCTACTCCAGCTATTAGCAACATTTAGAATCCATTTACTAGCTTGTGCTGCTTGCTTAGGGGTGAATGGTGGATCAGATTCTATTAATCCAAATTCATTTTTGTATCCCAGTGGAATGATGTATGAGCACCAAAAATGATTATTTTTAGTTATTAAGAAGTCCTACAACTATTGtcattttatttgaaaattcTTTACACTTTCTTTTCGGACTACTAAATTTATCATAGTCAACTTTGATTCATGACTTGCTTGTCTTTCTTTTTTATATCTATATTAGTTATTCTGCTTTTCTATGCACTCAATGACTTTTAAACTGCATTTGCAATTTTTTACTCCATTATTGGATAATCCAAACAAGAAGatgacatttgaaatattcttacTCCATTGTTGTGTTGATCATCTTTGACATTTTCCATGAGAGTTTCTGTTTCATGATGTAAGGATAATTATCAATCATAAACTGCCAAAATATTTTAGTTACTATGTTTTCTTGTCAAATAAAATTTATTCTTGTCATTTTTTTCTCTAATAGCTAGATGACTTCTGGAAATATATGTAATTTATGAGAGAACATCACTATTCATTCTTGTGACCACAGCCCTCACTCAGGTCAGTTTAACGGAGAGAACATTCGGCTGGGATCTCGTGGTGATAGCTACTATGAATACTTGATTAAAGTTTGGATTCAGCAAAAGAATAGTGGCAATCAGCTAAACTATTTGTATCAGATGTATGAAGAAGCAATGAGAGGGGTGAGGCACCTTCTTGTTCGGAAGTCCATTCCCAGAGGATTGGTTTTTGTTGGGGAGCTGCCTCATGGATCTAATGGTTCTTTCAGTCCTAAAATGGATCACCTGGTATGGTGATGTATTTGCATGTTCTTGCCTTGACATTGATAATAAACTCATCTTTCTTCAAGCACGTGTGATACACTGTTTGACTTGATTATATTGGTACAGTATTGCAGGTACACCGTAGTTTGAATATAAACCATTTGGTAAAATGTGTTAAGAACTTAAGTATTAAACTTTAATTAACTTCCTTAGGGTATATATTTTTGTTACTGCAACAAGCTTGTCTCCATATTAAAAGATTTAATGctagtttttataaatttcaagatgaaaatattattaaaaagaaaaatattttgcaACATAGTCTGGCACACCTATCGGTATTTCTTAAGTCAATTTTTACAGGATGTTGGATGGTTAGACTTGATTTTGGGCATCCATGAAAAAGTTTTAATTCCTAACAACTTTGTTACTCTGTTCTCCCGAAAAAAAAATGTAGATTGGcctgatatatttttttcaatattatatttttctagaTAAGGTAGATGAGTGGTATAATCTTCTTTATATACATGTAATTGTGTGATGGAAACTTTCCTGATGTCTGACTTCAGATGGTCCTCTAAATGtgatagaagaacaagaagatggTCACATGATTACAGAGATGTTTTTTAAAAGGCTTCTTGTTATACAATGTAGAACATTAAGGTATTAGGCAACTAAATGTTGGGTGGAAGATCCACTTGAGATCCTGTTGCTGAAGCTCTCATGCTTTAATCATTGAGATTGGACCTGTTATTCTATGATGTGGATATGCAATAGAAAGTCattttatttatgatttagaaaggCCCGACTCCTTTTGTAATTGTCAAGCTTTCCTATGTTCTTTAGGGTAGTTGTGTAAATGCCGATTGGAAATGAAGAATTTTGTCTTCCATGAAGCTCATGTATGACTGAAAAATCAAGCATAATAGTCTGATTTGGCTACAGTTGTCCTTCATTAACTGAGAAAGTCAGAAAATGCTGTTCTAGCAAAAAAAGAATCACTAAAATGTTAGTCTGTTTGTGCAGTTCAGTTAAGATATTCATTAAGCTACCTGATATGTAACTTATTGAAAAAAAAATGGACAACCATGGGTTTCTTTCAACAAGCAACAATTTAGCAGATAACAATACACCACTTTAGGAAGTGCAAATTAGCAGATTGTTGTATGCCTTTATAGTCTTTAGAAACTGTGCATGTTAAGCCAATTTTCTTGCTTCAAGTTGGGTAGCTTTGCACTGCTGCAGATAAAATTGTTGATTTCATTATTTACCATCCGTTTGTTCATATCATTATTTGTGGTCATATATTGGTTTAGTTGATTGATTTTAACTGGAATATACAGAACCCAATATGTTTAAAGAAATGAGTGGAACTATCTGAAATAGCATATCTGCATTTATGTGTGATGTATGGTAGCTTTTCATATTTATATGTGTAATTGTGTATAACATTGGAAAAAAACACAACCAGTCATCGTTTTTGTCTTTAAGGTAACAGGCTTTCTAGTCATCTGTACCACTTCTTCCAAATGAACATGTCTTCAGCAGATTGATAAAGATTTCCTTCAACTTTTATACTAAATTATTGGTACTAAAAACTTTGATCTACTTGTTCTATGTGGTTCTTATGTACACATTGGAGCAGCCCAGAAATTCTCTAGCTGTTGCACTTGTTTGATCATACTAAATTCTGCTTGATATGAATTCAATGAAATGAAGAATCTCATTTCTCTATTTTTGAATTCTTATAGCTTTCTGTAGGCTTTTTATATGATTTCCTTGCCCATTACTTTACAAATCAGGAAAATGCCTAGTTAATCTGTGATGTATTATTCTTCCTTTTGAAGGTCTGTTTCCTACCAGGAACCCTAGCCCTTGGTGCAACAAAAGGTATCACGAAGAAGAAAGCTATTGAAAGAAACTTGTTGACCCCAGATGACTTGGAGAATTTGAAGCTTGCTGAAGATCTAGCAAAAACATGCTTTGAAATGTATGCTATCACTTCTACGGGTCTTGCTCCTGAAATTGCTTATTTCCATATTGAGGTGAGCTACTTGTTAAACttgagggtatatatatatatatatattatactcacacatgttttagttagcaatgccTACATCTGAAACTGCATCTTGTTGATTGAATGTTTATTTTTGAATCAGGGTGATTCTGAAGGGGGTCTTGATGGTGGTAACAAAAGCTCTGAGTATATAGATGACATAATAATCAAACACAATGATCGCCACAATCTTTTGCGCCCTGAAACAGTGGAATCATTGTTTGTGTTGCATCGTGTAACCGAAGATCCAAAGTAAGATTTACAGGTTTTGGGTTGTCACTTGCTTTCAGATGTTTCAAGTTCATATTCCTTCTTGTCTCAAACATGGCTTTGACATCTGTGACGTTGACAGATACCGAGAATGGGGTTGGCAGATCTTTGAGGCCTTTGAAAAATATACGAAGGTAGATTCTGGTGGGTACACATCTCTTGATGATGTCACACTAATTCCTCCTCCTAGACGAGACAAAATGGAGACATTCTTTTTAGGTGAAACCTTGAAGTATCTATATTTGTTGTTTGGAGACGAGAATGTTATTCCTTTAGATAAATTCGTATTCAACACAGAGGCCCATCCTCTTCCAATTATTTGGTCAAAATATTCAGCCTAGAACTCCAGCAACTGATTACAATTTGAGAACACAAGCTTGAGGAACTTCGAGTTACTGGGGCTTGAAGAAACTCAAATGCTACCTTGTGCATTCCCAAGATGAACAACTTTGGATGCAGGGTTTATGCAACTTCTGGCACTGTAAAGATGTAGCAGGCTCTGTAAAGATGTAGCATGAGTTCCAACGTCGAATCTCTTTATACACCAAGTATCGGCTGAAGGAGGGTTCTAAGGCCAAAATTGCCCTCTGTAAATGTTCAGAGTTGTCCTGTTAGGAATTGTTTTGTTTTTAGATGTTCATGCCCAACTACTAGTCGGATGCTTTTGATTTATGGTTATTGTTCAAGGTGAAGACATAATTTAATTGGAAAATACACCATGTTATGTTCTTTAGCCAAGTGAGTTTCCCTTTTGGCTATATATTGGTACATTGGGGGGTACTGTGGTGACTAAGAGAAATGATGCTTGATTTTAATAATAGAAGGTTTCAGTATAACATTTGGTTGTCTGTAATTGGAtgacaattttttttcttatctcagGTTAGTCATACTTGCAAAAGAGTTACCATCCTAATGAATTTATGATACGAAACATATTTACATTGGTGTTAAGTAAAATATTGGATTTTTTTTGTCGAATTAGGTATGTGGCCGGTGTTAAATAAATAGGTGATGGGGCTGTtcttgtcttttttttcttttcttttcacttTTGGGCCTTGGATTGGGCCGAATCTTCGAATACGGATCTTTATATACAAATCGCCAGTCTCACGAATCTCAAAGTTATAGCATGAGGAACACCAGGAGCGACTCCAGCGTCGTCCGTGTTATTTAGCCGAGGTCCTCTCGAGTCTCGACTCTTTACCGGTGGCGAAAGCGAGTCAGTTTCTATCTCCATGGCTTCATCTCCGGCGGCCGTCAGGGAACTCCAGCAGGATCTCGAGAGTCAGGCCAACGCCCTCAGCAAGATCCAAAAAGGcgcgcacgcacacacacacGCGCTCTGtgagtgcgtgtgtgtgtgttatcTCCCTTTTTGATCCCTTCTCTCGCGTTCTACGCCTCACCTGTGCTTCCATTCTCCGCTACAGACATCGCCAAGAATCACCAAGTCCGGAAGCAGTACACCATCCAGCTCGGCGAGAACGAACTTGTCCTCACGGTCTTCTTTCCCCTTTCCCAATCGTATTTTGTTTTACTTCGGTCATCTGAGGGTTTCGTTTTTGTCCGTTTTGCTTAAACATCGGATTGGTGGTGATGGTGTAAGGAATTGGAACTATTGAATGAGAATTCCAACGTGTACAAGCTGATCGGACCTGTGCTCGTGAAGCAGGATATAGCGGAGGCTAACGCCAACGTGCGCAAAAGGATCGAATACATCTCGGTTGAACTGTGAGATTCACTCTCTTTTTCCCGAATCGTTTCATTATCGTTAGATTTGGACTTGCTTACTTTTTGTTGTTGGTGTCAGTAAGCGGCTCGATGGGACACTTCAGGATTCAGAAGACAAGCAGAACAGCAAGAAGGAATCGGTTAGAGACAATTCCCTCTAAATCTTTTGTTTCGTAGTGCTTGTAGTTGATTTACATTAACAAATGTACTTTCTCTACTTGGAGAAGGTTGTTGATGGGATTATTGCTTCTGCTTGACAAATACAATATTACTCGCATCAGAATAACTTAAAACCTCATAGAAAATGAGCACCTAAGAATATTGTAAATTATGAGCTCATTCTAATTGTAGAAGCGTAGCTTACAATGGTTCAGGAGTTACTGTGATGCAATAGTTCAGAAGCATCAGCTCATTCTATTGCTACATGTCTGCTTCTTTTGTCTAAGGTGTTAATATGATGCAGTCTCTTAAACTATTTGAGATAATTGATTTAGTCTTCTATGTTCCCATTTCACACATAATCTAGATGATTATGTTGCATTAATTGGAAAACATTGAaaccatatttttctttttgaaaaacataaaaattgAGTTTATGCTTTTTGAATAAAACATACTAGCAAAGGACTGTATTTAGCAATAGAATGTTTATAAATAAAAGTAATGGCCGGAGAGTCCATCCATGGGCAGATTTTAGGAACTTTTGCCTCTTGTGAGTCAGTGTGTTATATCATTAATGTGTACCATCAGCTTAATAGCAACTACTTATCATTGGCCTAGAAGGGTAAAGGATGGACATTATGTAATATGCTACAAATAatctttttaatccaagagtataGTAGTAAATTTAGGTATCAGTCTTGTGATAATATTAAGACAAATATCAAATTATACCAGCATTCACTCGGTAGGCATTCTTTAGAGATTTATGGTCTAAAGCCTTCAATATACAAGAAGCACAGATGTCAAAATTTTGATCAATGTGAAGTTGTTATAACTCTTAAGGTTGTTAATTGCAACTCATGAGAGCAACAAATGCCACTTTGGAATTTGAAGTTAATTTTGGAATGGATAATGTTGGTATAGATCCCACATTGTATATTCTGACTCTAAATGTACAAGTTTGGTTAAGGTTTGTACGCTGGGTTTTGATTGGAAGATATATGGAGGCATGATATTTTTAAGATcagataattaaattttataaagaGGACTTACAGAGTTACGAGATTCAGAGGATAGATCAGGGGCATGCACTCAGTTAGGTTAAAGAAAGCTTTAGGGTTATGAGTGTATTTAATGAAGCCTTCTTAAAACCATGCAGCCAGGTCTTAATGCTTTTAGATGATTGTAATTAGGCGGTGCAAAATCCAGCTTAATGTTATCTTCATTGTTGTCTGAAACATATATGTTGTGCATCTATACAGGAGTTACTTTTTGTCCCTTTTTTCATTTATCATTCATTTTCTTGAGAAAAAGCTTGAGAACTACAGCCTACAGTGGTAAAGGTGATGACAAAGAATGACAGTGAAGCATTTGGGTTGGCATATCCAGGGTTATGTAGCTTGAAGCGAGCTTAGCAGGCTTCAACAAACATATGCAATCAGTAGATTATATGAGAAGCAGAAAAGTTTTGAATTCTTTCTGTAGGATACAGAGAAATGAATTGGTGCTGTACTTCATGGAAATTGCCAATCTAATATTAGGAGTCATGATTCCAATTGTCAGAAATAATGATTCCTGCAAAGCTTCTGAACCACAAATTCTGAAGAGGGTACCTCTGGGCATATTGAGGTTACCTGCTAATTAGATCTTGCATGTCTTCTAAGACGATCCCTTGGATGAAGATACCTTGTCGAGATTCCTTGTTTCTTGGTATATAATTTTGCTGGATAAGCAAGGAACTCAGATCTGCTGCTGGAAACATACTTATTCATAATTAGTAACAAGATGACACCTTTGATCATTGACATACTTATTCATAATTAGTAACAAGATGACGCCTTTGATCATTGATATATATCTACTATATACTATGCAAATGCCTGGTAGTATAAGTTTTCAATGCAGGTTTTTGTTTGGCATTTGCACTAAACCTTCTTCTCAAAGAAAGAGGGCTTCAACTTTGAAGTCCGCTTCTTATGCTTCCAGGAGAACTTGGCTCCTGAAGTTTACTTGAGCTGTTCATAAGCAAGTCTTAGTCATTTCTAGACACTGAACGATCAGGATACACAGAGGTGTTAATTGAATTGTGAGGCAGGTCAAGAAACTCCTGTGAAAATAGCACCCTTGTGAGGCAGTAGTTTTTAAGTCATAGTTCACTAAGCTGAACCAAACTGATGGTGTTTGCTTTCTCAGAATTGCCCTCAATATCAGATTATTTATGACTTTGTATCGTCTGAAGCTTCTAGATTGCTTACTTTCCTTTTTAACATTGTATCAATTTATTTTGCAGGTCTTACAATTACAACAGAAGATTCAAACTCTGCAGGCTGGAAAATCCAAATCCTAGCTTCATTTTGTCAGGACTGTCCAGTCATTCTACTTGCATTCATCCAGTGGTATTCCTCGATGCTTTTCCCAGTGAAAATTTTCTTACCATGTTAATGAAGAAGTTTTCAGGATGGAGTGTTGTGTTTGTGTGATTATTTGTATTGTGATGTTTGTCTCTTGGAAGATGATAAGATGCCCAAAAGTGAACCATAGCACATTTAGTAAATATTGGCCAGAGTTCTCATTTTATTGGAGCATGGCTATGGAAGATGATATTGAACTTTGGGAAGGAAGCAGTGGAAGTGAAGAGGAGCTTGATCTCGGACACGGTTGATCATGTTTATCATCATTTGCATATTTATGATCTTCATGTCtcagattttctttttctttcatcaaATACAATTTAGCGTTTCTTAAATTTGCCTGCCTCGTAATTATTTGATGCTTTCTCTTCAAAATAAGAcatatatttcttctccaaatcctaaTGGTTGTACAACTGATAGTCTATTGATGCCGTAGCCATCAACCGATAGTCATTTGTGGGGAATGGGGCAGCCAAGTCGTCTAATCATCCATCTAACTGTGACTTGACCATTTTAACATTTTCCACTGATTAAATATTTAGCTTACTTGGTGGAATTTATAATCCTTTTGTGCCATTGTTTATTGTGTTAGCCAGCGAGGTTGCTTAATAGTATGCAGGTGTCGCACAATTGTCAGAACAGTTGCTGTGATGGGGCTGCCACCACCTCACCGATCAACCAACAGAGGAGGATTATGAGTTCAGGTACTGTCAAATGATTCTCTAAACCCAATTATTGGTTCCTATCAAACAAATCATAGAAGATGCACCTGAATAAAAAGGACCATGATATCATCATCTAACTACTGTTAAACCTTTGTTTATGGAAGTGTCGTGTACATTTCATCTATTTTCGCTTTGCTTTGTTGGCCGGGCTTGTTTATGTATTATTATGTGGATTCCTTTTATTATTTGTGACAAAGTCGTCATGTTGTCCCAAATCTTACCATTGTTGATTGATCAATTTGATGGTCCCATATATATATAAGCCCCCAAGCTCTTGTAGCATTTATGCTAATTTGATCTGTTCACAAGCAAGAATTGTGCATTTCCTCAACTTTTTACCTGCCAAGAATTGTGTGTAGAAACTCGAATTCTGATCACAAATTTATGTAGGAAATAAAGCCATACAAATGTTGGCTCGCCAAGAAGTAGCGGACCAATTTCTGCCCCTGATTCCCGGGCCAGAAAGAGACGAGAGACACGCGAAGCACGGAATTAGGATTGGCGAATGGGTAGATCCTCCCACCCGCCGTCCATGCTCATGCCGTAAGCAAATCTATTGCTTCTGTCCATTTTCAGTCTTATTCTCGTGTTTTCGACCAAAACAGTCTCTTTGGCATCCAAATTGCCGTAAGCACGATACTGTATTTGTCGTCGTATTGTCGTTAATTAGCTCTTCCATCCTTCACTAGGCTTGCTGActggatgatgatgatatatttacTGAATGACGACTGACTTGTAGGTAAGAAGAACATTAAGAAGGAAGAAAAATGTGAAATAAAAAACAGGGGAAGACGAAGGAATtgagaagagagagagggaaaggTCCAGAGATAAGGAAAGAGAATGATTGATCTTGCTGGCAGTCCTCCGTCACTTCCAAGCATGCAGAGGAAAAGCTCATTGGGTCTTCCGGCGCCCGTCTCTATTCCCCTCTGCGCTCTCCTCTTCTACCTGCGGCTTTAAAATATGATGGCAGCCCTCTGAATGCACGCGTAGATTCCATCCATCATACGCCAACCCCTCCGACGACAAGCATTCGTTCGTGGCTGGCATACATGGATTCCTCCGGGTGGTTGGGTTTGGACGGCGCGAGCATTATCAGCGCGGTGGCCGCCGCCGGGCCTTACCTTCTCTGCGCCGTAGCCCTGGTGGTGCTACTGGAGCAGCTCTCTTACCTCCGTAAGAAGGGGCCCCTTCCTGGCCCCACCTTCGTGGTGCCCTTCCTCGGCAGCGCGCTTCCCATGATCTTGAACCCCACCCGCTTCTGGGACCGGCAGGCCGCCCTCGCCCGCGCCTCCGGCCTCGGCGTCTCCGCCAACTTCCTCGTCGGCCGCTTCATCGTCTTCGTCCGCTCCACCGAGCTGTCCCACAAGGTCTTCGCCAACGTACGCCCCGACGCCTTCCACCTCATCGGCCACCCCTTCGGCAAGAGGCTCTTCGGCGACCACAACCTCATCTACATGTTCGACGAGCAGCACAAGGAGCTCCGCCGCCGCATCGCCCCCAACTTCACTCCCCGCGCCCTGTCCACCTACGTCGCCGTCCAGCAGCGCGTCATCATCACTTACCTGCAGAAATGGCTCGACCAGGCGTCAGCGTCGAAGTCGCAGCCCATCGCGCTTCGGCTCCTCTGCCGTGACCTCAACCTCGAGACCTCGCAGACCGCGTTTGCGGGGCCGTACCTCACCGCGTCCGCCCGCCAGCAGTTCAACCGGGACTATAACCTCTTCAACGTGGGTCTGATGGCCATCCCCTTCGACCTCCCGGGCTTCGCCTTCCGCCGCGCCCGTCTCGCCGTGTCCCGCCTCGTCCGCACCCTCTCCGGCTGCGTCGCGCAGAGCAAGGAGCGGATGCGCACCGGCGCCGAGCCCACCTGCCTCGTCGACTTCTGGATGCAGGACACACTGCGCGAGATCGAGGAGGCCGCGGCCTCCGGGGCCCAGCCGCCGCCAGAGTCCGGCGACGTCGAGATCGGAGGCCACCTGTTCGACTTCCTCTTCGCCGCGCAGGACGCGTCGACGTCGTCGCTCCTGTGGGCCGTGACGCTCCTCGACGCGCACCCGGACGTGCTGGCCCGGGTTCGAGCGGAGGTGGCGGCCGTGCTACGAACGCCGAGTTGGTCCGGGCAGCCCATCACCGCGGAGCAGCTGCGGGAGATG of the Musa acuminata AAA Group cultivar baxijiao chromosome BXJ2-10, Cavendish_Baxijiao_AAA, whole genome shotgun sequence genome contains:
- the LOC135624855 gene encoding prefoldin subunit 6-like, producing MASSPAAVRELQQDLESQANALSKIQKDIAKNHQVRKQYTIQLGENELVLTELELLNENSNVYKLIGPVLVKQDIAEANANVRKRIEYISVELKRLDGTLQDSEDKQNSKKESVLQLQQKIQTLQAGKSKS
- the LOC135624854 gene encoding cytochrome P450 710A11-like → MDSSGWLGLDGASIISAVAAAGPYLLCAVALVVLLEQLSYLRKKGPLPGPTFVVPFLGSALPMILNPTRFWDRQAALARASGLGVSANFLVGRFIVFVRSTELSHKVFANVRPDAFHLIGHPFGKRLFGDHNLIYMFDEQHKELRRRIAPNFTPRALSTYVAVQQRVIITYLQKWLDQASASKSQPIALRLLCRDLNLETSQTAFAGPYLTASARQQFNRDYNLFNVGLMAIPFDLPGFAFRRARLAVSRLVRTLSGCVAQSKERMRTGAEPTCLVDFWMQDTLREIEEAAASGAQPPPESGDVEIGGHLFDFLFAAQDASTSSLLWAVTLLDAHPDVLARVRAEVAAVLRTPSWSGQPITAEQLREMRYTEAVAREVVRFRPPATMVPHIAGEAFPLTDWYTVPKGAIVFPSAYESSFQGFAAAERFDPDRFFSEDREVQKRHFLAFGAGPHQCVGQRYAINHLVLFIALFTSLVDFRRHRTPGCDDIAYVPTIVPKDDGLVHLAKRTCDRISPSSSSSS
- the LOC135587021 gene encoding mannosyl-oligosaccharide 1,2-alpha-mannosidase MNS3-like gives rise to the protein MQDIHYDNAKFRRRSPLKVITQALVTSHIRYCCRGCSTGKFLMLLMILGLTYLITHKSSDHSASNIHLNSAANVGHKYVKEGVSIIDKIWRKPPRLPPQLPPDEAQNVSSSLEEQRLHWFSRKQKVKEAFVHAWSGYKNHAMGYDELMPLSQRGTDGLGGLGATIVDSLDTAIIMGADEIVYEAVPWIEKQLVERIEKKGQVNLFETTIRVLGGLLSAYHLSRGDKGTISDSGIPMTLKGVKSEIFLELAKTLADRLLSAFASSPTSIPFSDVVLHDHSAHPAPDGLSSTAEVSTLQLEFNYLSEISGDPKYRSKAMKVLEHIRSLPKVEGLVPIHISPHSGQFNGENIRLGSRGDSYYEYLIKVWIQQKNSGNQLNYLYQMYEEAMRGVRHLLVRKSIPRGLVFVGELPHGSNGSFSPKMDHLVCFLPGTLALGATKGITKKKAIERNLLTPDDLENLKLAEDLAKTCFEMYAITSTGLAPEIAYFHIEGDSEGGLDGGNKSSEYIDDIIIKHNDRHNLLRPETVESLFVLHRVTEDPKYREWGWQIFEAFEKYTKVDSGGYTSLDDVTLIPPPRRDKMETFFLGETLKYLYLLFGDENVIPLDKFVFNTEAHPLPIIWSKYSA